One part of the Salinivirga cyanobacteriivorans genome encodes these proteins:
- a CDS encoding caspase family protein produces MKKSFITLVFFFISIVLVFAQSGPPTKAENINADPVPNYERGLPPNLFVELGFEDANSNGILEAGETGQIRLNITNKGKGKAQGLIVFVKERIKMDLPGNGERKQQKVSFFVKQQAQDQALKIQDRKKINFLQPGESKELFINLKADLDISTREYKLEINVKEHFGYDMDPAYLVLNTLAYQGAELVFSGMELIDNTSETAAIKADGQLQAGELVKAKIYVQNIGGGIAKDIRYNVHSKTSHVYIDNGEGALGDLETGAVGELWITLSPNKRVNRHKRLPVFLTLKEKNHRGDLINYPLPINLNQAVPDSKKLEVKADIEDLKQKFARFEYKSKKFTANVGEVENIEQVEPSKTKRPNSVAVVFGVEHYDNLPSAPYAERDANIVKQYFKYRLGVDQVVVYDSDETRGFVFDDVFNPQYGELQKAILKGKTELFVFYSGHGIPDKRGKEIYLFPSDGKVERLSRQGYNLSKFYTNLDKLGAKSVTVFLDACFSGASRATEKGGPENLVAMKGVKIRPRYSQPWLKNDEFSVFTSSTNEETSLAFDDTRTGLFTYYLCLGMQGKADSNKDRKVTQGELADYIHRTVTQTSRKIRGLQTPQFFGNKEKVLFKY; encoded by the coding sequence ATGAAAAAATCTTTTATTACACTGGTATTCTTTTTTATATCCATAGTATTAGTATTCGCACAGAGTGGGCCTCCAACTAAGGCTGAAAATATTAATGCTGATCCTGTTCCCAATTATGAAAGAGGTCTGCCGCCCAATTTATTCGTTGAGCTGGGATTTGAAGATGCAAATAGCAATGGAATCCTTGAAGCAGGTGAGACGGGGCAAATACGATTAAACATAACAAATAAAGGTAAAGGAAAAGCACAAGGGTTAATTGTTTTTGTAAAAGAGCGTATTAAGATGGATTTGCCAGGGAATGGTGAACGTAAACAACAGAAGGTTAGCTTTTTTGTTAAACAACAAGCTCAGGATCAAGCCCTGAAAATTCAGGATCGGAAAAAAATCAATTTTTTGCAACCGGGAGAAAGCAAAGAACTTTTTATTAACCTAAAAGCAGATTTAGATATTTCCACTCGTGAATATAAACTGGAAATAAACGTAAAAGAGCATTTTGGTTATGATATGGATCCTGCATATTTAGTTCTAAATACCTTAGCTTATCAGGGAGCAGAATTGGTTTTTTCCGGCATGGAGCTGATTGATAATACATCAGAAACAGCAGCAATTAAGGCCGATGGTCAATTACAGGCTGGCGAGCTTGTAAAGGCAAAGATTTATGTGCAGAATATCGGAGGGGGTATTGCAAAAGATATACGTTATAATGTACATTCCAAAACCAGCCATGTTTACATAGACAATGGAGAGGGAGCACTTGGAGATCTTGAAACTGGAGCCGTGGGCGAGTTATGGATCACTTTAAGTCCAAATAAGCGAGTAAATCGACACAAAAGACTTCCAGTTTTTCTTACGCTAAAAGAAAAAAACCACCGTGGCGATCTAATAAATTATCCTTTACCAATAAACTTGAATCAAGCAGTACCAGATTCAAAAAAACTGGAAGTAAAAGCAGATATAGAAGACCTGAAACAAAAATTCGCTCGTTTTGAGTATAAATCAAAGAAATTTACTGCAAATGTTGGTGAAGTAGAAAATATAGAACAAGTCGAACCATCTAAAACTAAAAGGCCTAATTCTGTGGCCGTTGTATTTGGGGTTGAACATTATGATAATCTTCCTTCAGCACCGTATGCAGAGCGCGATGCTAATATAGTTAAGCAATATTTTAAATACCGCCTGGGTGTCGATCAGGTGGTTGTTTATGATAGTGATGAAACACGCGGTTTTGTGTTTGATGATGTATTTAACCCCCAGTATGGAGAGCTTCAAAAAGCAATATTAAAGGGGAAAACAGAACTTTTTGTTTTTTATTCAGGACATGGAATACCTGATAAGCGTGGTAAAGAAATTTATCTTTTCCCGTCCGACGGGAAGGTGGAACGGCTCAGCAGGCAGGGATACAATCTTAGTAAGTTTTATACAAATCTTGACAAGTTAGGTGCGAAATCAGTAACTGTATTTTTAGACGCTTGTTTCAGTGGGGCCTCAAGAGCAACTGAAAAAGGCGGTCCTGAAAACCTGGTGGCTATGAAAGGCGTAAAAATTCGGCCCAGGTATAGTCAGCCCTGGCTTAAAAACGATGAGTTTTCAGTTTTTACATCCTCTACAAATGAGGAAACTTCATTAGCTTTTGACGATACGAGAACCGGGCTTTTTACCTATTATCTGTGTCTTGGCATGCAGGGTAAAGCAGATTCTAATAAAGACCGTAAAGTAACTCAAGGTGAATTGGCTGATTATATTCATAGAACTGTAACTCAAACTTCCAGAAAGATCAGGGGGCTGCAAACCCCACAATTTTTTGGTAATAAAGAAAAAGTATTATTTAAATATTGA
- the nuoE gene encoding NADH-quinone oxidoreductase subunit NuoE, translating into MTDIQELVTGLVEKHGRKRENLLPILQGVIEKERSVSDFAMVEIAKQMGISAADVYGTATFYSFMDTEPRGEYVIRICKTITCFMKGKNQILLALEDALKIKLGETTPDRKFTLLETNCLGWCHKAPAMLINDEIYTDLTIEKVHEVIGEYKNK; encoded by the coding sequence ATGACAGACATTCAGGAACTTGTTACTGGGCTTGTGGAAAAGCACGGCCGTAAGCGCGAAAATCTGCTTCCCATATTACAAGGTGTAATTGAAAAAGAACGTTCAGTTAGTGACTTTGCTATGGTCGAAATAGCCAAACAAATGGGCATTTCAGCAGCAGATGTTTATGGAACAGCCACTTTTTACTCTTTCATGGATACAGAACCCCGCGGTGAATATGTAATTCGTATATGTAAAACGATTACATGCTTCATGAAAGGCAAAAATCAAATTTTGCTCGCATTGGAAGATGCCCTGAAGATTAAATTGGGTGAAACCACACCGGATAGAAAGTTTACTTTATTGGAAACCAATTGTCTGGGTTGGTGTCACAAAGCCCCTGCAATGCTAATTAATGATGAAATTTATACTGATCTTACCATTGAGAAAGTACATGAAGTTATAGGAGAGTACAAAAACAAGTAG
- a CDS encoding CPBP family intramembrane glutamic endopeptidase, with protein MNAYVTGDFYSVFFIFLTLWFLPFLFLSYKGLRLIGFKKPDRKLWLILALLTGAGMSSVVYIMGEWLYGDSVCNWFVYISRSNGASGSIEDAQRLIFFLISAVMSMTFSPIGEELFYRGLIHGALQVDFGHLKASYIDSLAFALTHLAHYGIIYNNQS; from the coding sequence ATGAACGCCTATGTGACAGGTGATTTTTACTCCGTGTTTTTTATTTTTCTTACACTTTGGTTTTTGCCCTTTCTTTTCCTTTCATACAAGGGATTGCGCTTAATAGGTTTTAAAAAACCTGATCGAAAACTATGGCTGATTTTAGCATTGCTTACAGGAGCTGGTATGAGCTCTGTTGTTTACATAATGGGTGAATGGTTGTATGGCGACTCAGTCTGTAATTGGTTTGTTTATATTTCACGCTCGAATGGGGCTTCAGGAAGCATAGAAGACGCTCAACGGTTAATTTTCTTCCTGATATCAGCTGTGATGAGTATGACCTTCAGTCCTATTGGGGAGGAGCTTTTCTATCGTGGATTGATACATGGTGCATTACAGGTTGATTTCGGACATTTAAAGGCCTCTTATATTGATAGCTTGGCTTTTGCACTGACGCATTTAGCGCATTATGGAATTATTTACAATAACCAAAGCTGA
- a CDS encoding Gfo/Idh/MocA family protein has product MSNNLKWGILGPGKIARKFAEELQVVENAEIYAVASRDMDRAKQFGSDFNPSKVYGSYLELAQDDEVDVVYVATPHAFHFEYTMLCLKHGKHVLVEKPMGMNEAEVETMMNEARSRGLFLMEGLWTRFVPATGKLLELINNKVIGDIVAIRADFGFKSKMDMQGRLFEKKLGGGSLLDIGIYPVYLSLLILGIPVDIMATARMTKTGVDSYCSMMFSYDNHSKASLESTLEAHTPIEAYIYGTHGKIKVATRFHHSERIELYEEEDIIEHYDLKYSGNGYVHEIEEVQNCIKEGKTESPRLPLKTSLQLTRILDKVRAEIGLQYE; this is encoded by the coding sequence ATGAGCAATAATTTAAAATGGGGCATATTGGGTCCAGGCAAAATAGCCAGAAAATTTGCAGAAGAACTTCAGGTTGTGGAAAATGCTGAAATATATGCAGTAGCGTCTAGAGATATGGATCGCGCAAAACAATTTGGATCTGATTTTAATCCATCAAAAGTTTATGGCTCTTACCTTGAACTTGCACAGGATGATGAGGTCGATGTGGTTTATGTCGCAACACCTCATGCATTTCATTTTGAATATACAATGTTGTGTTTAAAACATGGTAAACATGTATTGGTTGAAAAACCAATGGGGATGAATGAAGCAGAAGTCGAGACTATGATGAATGAAGCACGTTCGAGAGGGCTTTTTTTGATGGAGGGGCTTTGGACCCGGTTTGTACCTGCAACAGGGAAATTACTGGAGCTTATTAATAATAAGGTGATTGGAGATATTGTGGCCATCAGGGCTGATTTTGGTTTTAAAAGTAAAATGGATATGCAGGGCAGATTATTTGAGAAGAAACTTGGCGGCGGGTCATTGCTTGATATTGGTATATACCCGGTTTATCTTAGTTTATTAATATTAGGAATCCCGGTTGATATAATGGCTACAGCCCGTATGACCAAAACCGGAGTTGATAGCTATTGCTCCATGATGTTTAGCTATGATAACCACTCCAAAGCTTCACTGGAATCAACACTTGAAGCCCATACGCCCATTGAAGCATATATTTACGGCACTCATGGCAAAATAAAAGTAGCCACAAGGTTTCATCATTCAGAAAGAATTGAGCTTTATGAGGAGGAAGATATTATTGAACATTACGATTTGAAATATTCGGGTAATGGTTATGTGCATGAAATTGAAGAAGTGCAAAATTGCATTAAAGAAGGTAAAACAGAAAGTCCCAGGCTTCCGCTTAAAACAAGCTTGCAGTTAACTCGTATTTTGGACAAAGTTAGAGCTGAAATAGGTTTGCAATATGAGTAA